A stretch of the Lentimicrobiaceae bacterium genome encodes the following:
- a CDS encoding FtsL-like putative cell division protein, producing the protein MIANTLKQDIPQETVSEKKVPKPKKEKSFGKTAHSIIDGTIITREEISRHLPFLFFLTLLAIIYIANSYRAQKVAYSIGKLKNELHQLRYEYIETQSNLKNMSRQSEVVKEIANTGLKEAKTPAIVLTPDKKTNRE; encoded by the coding sequence ATGATAGCAAATACCCTTAAACAGGACATACCACAGGAAACTGTGTCTGAAAAAAAAGTACCCAAACCGAAAAAAGAAAAATCTTTCGGCAAAACTGCACACAGCATTATTGACGGTACTATCATCACACGAGAAGAGATTTCCAGACATCTTCCTTTCCTGTTTTTTTTAACCCTACTTGCCATTATTTATATAGCCAATAGCTACAGAGCACAGAAAGTGGCTTACTCTATCGGAAAATTAAAAAATGAATTGCATCAACTCAGATACGAATATATTGAAACACAATCAAATTTAAAAAACATGAGCCGTCAGTCAGAAGTGGTGAAAGAAATAGCCAATACCGGATTAAAAGAAGCCAAAACACCGGCTATTGTGCTCACGCCAGATAAAAAAACAAACCGCGAATAA